Proteins encoded in a region of the Triticum dicoccoides isolate Atlit2015 ecotype Zavitan chromosome 3A, WEW_v2.0, whole genome shotgun sequence genome:
- the LOC119272027 gene encoding protein FAR1-RELATED SEQUENCE 12-like — MNRLVKRHHVNTTTPLHEFARKMYLVLQKRKEAEGRETIACQARPATITNYPLENQLSGIYTRAVFNKYKDAYVYGTSFLTKKVDAGRFLVVYGRDGPSFYWSQHEFKVVCDEEKEDYRCECMQWEHTGLLCPHLIIVMTNEQIQRLPSKYVLRRYTRNARIDPPYDRNDTLQVGADGTLVSVTHFNMLREAFACVRAGDRSTIASV, encoded by the exons ATGAACAGACTTGTGAAAAGACATCATGTTAACACTACGACACCTTTGCATGAGTTTGCACGAAAAATGTACCTAGTCTTGCAAAAGAGAAAAGAAGCAGAAGGCCGAGAGACCATTGCATGTCAG GCACGCCCAGCAACAATAACAAACTACCCTCTAGAAAATCAGTTGAGCGGGATCTATACCCGTGCCGTATTCAACAAATACAAAGATGCATATGTTTATGGAACATCTTTCCTTACAAAGAAAGTGGATGCTGGTCGTTTCCTTGTGGTCTATGGTAGAGATGGCCCGTCTTTTTATTGGTCCCAACATGAGTTCAAAGTGGTTTGTGATGAAGAAAAAGAAGACTACAGATGTGAGTGCATGCAGTGGGAGCACACAG gattgttatgccCACACCTTATTATAGTGATGACAAATGAGCAGATTCAGAGGCTTCCTAGCAAGTATGTGCTAAGAAGATACACAAGGAATGCACGGATTGACCCTCCTTACGACAGGAATGACACTCTCCAAGTTGGAGCCGATGGGACGCTAGTTAGCGTGACGCACTTTAATATGCTCAGGGAGGCTTTTGCCTGTGTTAGAGCAGGTGACAGATCAACAATTGCATCTGTATGA
- the LOC119272028 gene encoding protein FAR1-RELATED SEQUENCE 1-like: protein MDSSPTFRRRESEDNEPSPMSFVVPDNAPPLTYFSTPYHGVRTSSGSGSNFPIGGENSTVRHPAMHTSTLMPPCTVEPSEMMTPDPSTRYIHGNQVREDFVPKENMAFVTDEEGYEFYQQYARSEGFRITKLKRKPMSRPYACSWGGPSTFYKPGEERKRAKMSKKVNCGAAVKIKKRGKEWIYEKVMLEHNHTLNPNPSELKHMYSHKNKDPLIMEVVDDLQTYDISEGNMP from the exons ATGGACTCGTCTCCAACCTTCCGCCGGCGAGAATCCGAGGACAATGAGCCTTCTCCGATGAGCTTTGTTGTGCCTGATAATGCGCCTCCTCTAACGTATTTCTCGACGCCATACCATGGCGTTAGAACTTCGTCTGGCAGCGGCTCAAATTTTCCGATTGGCGGCGAGAACTCCACTGTGCGCCATCCggcgatgcacacatccacgttgaTGCCGCCGTGTACTGTTGAACCAAGCGAGATGATGACTCCAGATCCCAGCACAAGATACATACAT ggtAACCAAGTCCGCGAAGATTTTGTCCCAAAGGAAAATATGGCTTTCGTCACCGATGAGGAAGGGTATGAATTTTATCAACAATATGCAAGATCAGAAGGTTTTCGTATTACCaagctcaagcggaagccgatgtcGCGTCCGTATGCATGCTCCTGGGGAGGTCCCAGTACATTTTACAAGCCTGGGGAGGAACGCAAACGTGCGAAAATGTCCAAGAAGGTTAACTGTGGGGCAGCTGTTAAAATCAAGAAAAGGGGGAAAGAATGGATATATGAGAAAGTGATGTTGGAGCACAATCATACTCTGAATCCTAATCCATCTGAATTGAAGCACATGTATTCACATAAGAACAAAGATCCTCTTATCATGGAGGTTGTTGATGATCTGCAGACCTATGacatctctgaaggaaatatgccctag